The Corynebacterium renale genome includes a region encoding these proteins:
- a CDS encoding DUF2613 domain-containing protein — protein MPFVTDSLTRRTTGPALASAIVGAGLGVVAIFGIATFSTSDSVPQGHAVPADQAVQGGPEYGSRGE, from the coding sequence ATGCCTTTTGTCACAGACTCACTGACCCGCCGCACCACCGGCCCCGCGCTGGCCAGCGCAATCGTCGGCGCCGGCCTCGGAGTCGTGGCTATCTTCGGAATCGCAACCTTCAGTACCTCCGACTCCGTCCCGCAGGGCCACGCCGTCCCCGCCGACCAGGCCGTCCAAGGCGGCCCCGAATACGGCTCCCGCGGCGAATAA
- a CDS encoding glycosyltransferase family 4 protein, with protein MKIILLCWRDTAHPQGGGSERYLERVGEYLARQGHEVIFRSAAFTDAKRQLQRGGVTFQRAGGKYTVYLRALVSLAVGRLRGADVVVDTHNGIPFFARLATRAPVVVLTHHCHKEQWPVAGPLLGRVGWFLESQVVPRVYRRARWVTVSQASRAELPAVRDVTVIGNGVDPLPNFPRLPSDGRRHLVTLSRLVPHKQIEHAIDVLAHLPDDVVLDVIGSGWWADDLREYAAPLSDRVVFHGHVSESFKHALLDRAELHLMPSRKEGWGLAVTEAAQHGVPTVGYRSSGGLQDSIDDGVTGVLVDVGSLTDAVVKLLDDPTRRKRLGAAAKQKAAGMSWKETGRAWEELLRDVHVNSW; from the coding sequence ATGAAAATTATTCTGTTGTGCTGGCGCGACACCGCACACCCGCAAGGCGGCGGCTCGGAACGCTACCTGGAGCGCGTCGGGGAGTACCTGGCACGGCAGGGCCACGAGGTGATCTTCCGGTCCGCGGCGTTCACCGACGCGAAACGCCAGCTGCAGCGCGGCGGCGTCACTTTCCAGCGCGCGGGCGGCAAGTACACGGTGTATCTGCGGGCGCTGGTGTCGTTGGCGGTGGGCCGGCTGCGGGGGGCGGACGTGGTCGTCGATACGCATAATGGGATCCCGTTTTTTGCGCGCCTGGCCACGCGGGCGCCGGTTGTGGTGCTCACGCACCATTGTCACAAGGAGCAGTGGCCGGTGGCGGGTCCGCTGCTGGGGCGGGTCGGGTGGTTTCTGGAGTCGCAGGTGGTCCCGCGCGTGTACCGGCGGGCGCGGTGGGTGACGGTCTCGCAGGCTAGCCGCGCCGAGCTGCCCGCGGTCCGCGACGTGACGGTGATCGGCAATGGGGTGGATCCGCTGCCTAACTTCCCGCGCCTGCCCAGTGATGGCCGCCGCCACCTGGTTACGTTGTCGCGTCTGGTGCCGCACAAGCAGATCGAGCACGCGATCGACGTGCTGGCACACCTGCCGGACGACGTGGTCCTCGATGTGATTGGTTCCGGCTGGTGGGCCGATGATCTGCGCGAATACGCGGCCCCGCTGAGTGATCGGGTGGTTTTCCACGGCCACGTTTCTGAATCGTTCAAGCACGCGTTGCTCGACCGCGCCGAACTCCACCTCATGCCGTCACGCAAGGAAGGCTGGGGGCTGGCGGTCACCGAAGCCGCGCAGCACGGCGTCCCCACCGTGGGTTACCGCAGCTCAGGCGGGTTGCAAGACTCAATCGACGACGGGGTCACCGGAGTGCTCGTGGACGTAGGTTCGCTTACCGACGCCGTCGTGAAGCTTCTTGACGACCCCACCCGCAGGAAACGCCTCGGCGCGGCGGCCAAGCAGAAGGCGGCCGGCATGTCGTGGAAGGAAACCGGCCGCGCTTGGGAGGAACTACTGCGTGACGTGCACGTGAATTCTTGGTAA
- a CDS encoding glycoside hydrolase family 3 N-terminal domain-containing protein: MGVSGKSVLVQVTVVAALVGGCGSPDRFSTPPAPETTAASQLTDPAELRATLASLLIVGVTDFDSARAALEQGVGGIFIPSWADPALLTEPGRDIAALKEAVGREFDVAIDFEGGRVQRHAEVLGGSPAARTLGDSKTADEVRDAARAVGERLRARGITVDFAPVADVDTAGLDIVGDRAFGNEAAKVGQYAGAFASGLEDAGVDAVMKHFPGHGAASGDTHLGPAVTPPVEQLARLDGAAFAQLLTEHPDVGVMMGHLNVPGLSTGDLPATVDPAVYEYLRSGAYGGPAYTGVVYTDDLSGMAAITDRMSTPQAVLAALKAGADRALWSTGDQVQETVDLLEQAVTSGELPIERVVAARDAGE; this comes from the coding sequence ATGGGCGTTTCAGGGAAATCGGTATTGGTGCAGGTCACTGTGGTGGCCGCGCTGGTGGGAGGGTGCGGGTCCCCGGACCGCTTCTCGACGCCCCCAGCGCCCGAAACTACCGCCGCTTCCCAGCTCACGGACCCTGCCGAACTGCGCGCGACGTTGGCGTCCTTATTAATAGTGGGCGTCACGGACTTCGATTCCGCGCGCGCCGCCCTGGAACAGGGGGTGGGCGGGATTTTTATTCCTAGTTGGGCTGACCCGGCCCTGCTTACCGAACCTGGCCGCGACATTGCAGCGCTGAAGGAGGCGGTGGGCCGCGAGTTTGATGTGGCCATCGACTTCGAGGGCGGCCGGGTGCAGCGCCACGCGGAGGTGCTCGGCGGTTCGCCGGCGGCGCGTACCCTCGGCGACTCTAAGACGGCCGACGAAGTCCGCGACGCCGCCCGCGCCGTCGGGGAGCGCCTGCGCGCCCGGGGGATCACGGTAGATTTTGCGCCCGTCGCGGATGTAGACACCGCGGGCCTGGACATCGTGGGTGACCGTGCTTTCGGCAACGAAGCCGCCAAGGTGGGCCAATACGCCGGGGCGTTCGCTTCCGGGTTGGAGGATGCGGGGGTGGATGCCGTCATGAAGCACTTTCCGGGGCACGGCGCCGCCAGCGGGGATACCCACCTGGGGCCGGCCGTCACCCCGCCTGTGGAACAGCTCGCCCGCCTCGACGGGGCGGCGTTCGCACAACTGCTCACCGAACACCCAGACGTGGGCGTGATGATGGGCCACCTCAACGTGCCGGGCTTAAGCACCGGGGACCTGCCCGCCACCGTGGACCCCGCCGTCTACGAGTACCTGCGCTCCGGCGCGTACGGCGGGCCCGCCTACACCGGCGTGGTGTACACCGATGACCTCTCCGGCATGGCCGCCATCACCGACCGGATGTCCACCCCGCAGGCCGTGCTCGCCGCCCTGAAAGCGGGGGCCGACCGCGCCCTGTGGTCCACCGGCGACCAGGTCCAGGAAACCGTGGACCTCCTCGAGCAGGCCGTCACTTCTGGGGAGCTGCCCATTGAGCGCGTGGTGGCTGCCCGCGACGCCGGCGAGTAG
- a CDS encoding VanW family protein, which yields MQKTFKVLAGIIVGLIGIAGLAYAADVLTSQGAVPRGATVGGVAIGGMDRDEAAATLERELGDANTQPVIVRAGELDSRVVPATAGISPNWEATVEGAGQQSWNPVTRLRGFFATYEVPVASDVDKQALEPELDRLTADLQREPRDGAVWLDGGQVRTEEPLDGQNVDRMDLTSALVEGWADPEGVLLDATTTAPAIGEDAVNAAAEGPAAAAVSAPLVAHGRDGVDGTIPTERMGEVVTFVPDGTTLRTDVNRDHAQGILAETLAATEQPKRNAGISYAGGGKTVTPHVDGVKIDWDATLGDLTARIIGDDPKEFDVAYIDEPATFTTLDAEHATFDQVVGEFTTSGYSATSGTNIALTARTVNGAIVAPGDTFSLNGYTGPRGRAQGYVEGGIILNGRADTAVGGGISQFATTLYNAAYFAGMEDVAHTPHSYYISRYPAGREATVYEGAIDLVFRNTSPYPVRIDTSVGGGSVTVRLMGVKTVNVESINGGRWAQTAPQTRSVSGGSCVPSGGAPGFTTSDTRIIRDLAGAEISRETQTTVYDPQPIIRCS from the coding sequence GTGCAGAAGACGTTTAAAGTACTGGCAGGGATCATCGTAGGCCTGATCGGCATCGCCGGATTGGCCTATGCCGCAGACGTTCTCACGTCTCAAGGCGCTGTTCCCCGCGGCGCTACCGTCGGCGGCGTGGCCATCGGAGGTATGGACCGCGACGAAGCCGCCGCCACCCTCGAGCGCGAACTCGGCGACGCCAACACCCAACCGGTGATCGTCCGCGCCGGCGAATTGGACTCCCGCGTGGTTCCCGCCACCGCGGGCATCAGCCCCAACTGGGAGGCCACTGTCGAAGGGGCCGGCCAGCAGTCGTGGAACCCGGTCACCCGGTTGCGCGGATTCTTTGCCACGTACGAGGTGCCGGTGGCATCGGACGTCGATAAGCAGGCCCTGGAGCCGGAGCTCGACCGCCTCACCGCCGACCTGCAGCGCGAACCCCGCGACGGCGCCGTCTGGCTCGACGGCGGGCAGGTCCGCACCGAGGAACCGTTGGACGGGCAGAACGTCGACCGCATGGACCTGACCTCCGCGCTCGTCGAAGGGTGGGCCGACCCCGAGGGAGTGCTTCTCGACGCCACCACCACCGCCCCCGCCATCGGCGAAGACGCAGTCAACGCCGCCGCCGAAGGGCCCGCTGCCGCCGCCGTCTCCGCGCCGCTGGTAGCCCACGGCCGCGACGGCGTCGACGGCACCATCCCTACGGAGCGCATGGGGGAAGTCGTCACTTTCGTCCCCGACGGCACCACCCTGCGCACCGACGTCAACCGCGACCACGCCCAAGGCATCCTCGCGGAAACACTTGCCGCGACCGAGCAGCCGAAACGCAACGCCGGCATCTCCTACGCCGGCGGCGGGAAAACTGTTACCCCACACGTCGACGGCGTGAAAATTGATTGGGACGCCACCCTCGGCGACCTCACCGCCCGCATCATCGGCGACGACCCCAAGGAATTCGACGTCGCCTACATCGACGAACCGGCCACCTTCACCACCCTCGACGCCGAACACGCCACCTTCGACCAGGTCGTCGGCGAATTTACGACCTCCGGGTACTCGGCAACCTCCGGCACGAACATTGCCCTGACCGCCCGGACCGTCAACGGGGCGATCGTCGCCCCCGGCGACACGTTCTCCCTCAACGGCTACACCGGCCCCCGCGGCCGCGCCCAAGGCTACGTCGAAGGCGGCATCATTTTGAACGGGCGCGCCGACACCGCCGTCGGCGGCGGCATCTCCCAGTTCGCCACCACCTTGTACAACGCCGCCTACTTCGCCGGCATGGAAGACGTGGCGCACACCCCGCACTCCTACTACATCTCCCGCTACCCGGCAGGCCGCGAAGCCACAGTCTACGAAGGGGCCATCGACCTGGTCTTCCGCAACACATCCCCGTACCCGGTACGCATCGACACGTCCGTCGGCGGCGGGTCCGTCACCGTCCGCCTCATGGGCGTGAAGACGGTCAACGTGGAATCCATCAACGGCGGCCGCTGGGCACAGACCGCCCCACAGACGCGCAGCGTGTCCGGCGGATCCTGCGTCCCATCCGGTGGCGCGCCCGGGTTCACCACCTCGGATACCCGCATCATCCGCGACCTCGCCGGCGCGGAAATCTCCCGCGAAACGCAGACCACCGTCTACGATCCGCAGCCGATCATTCGTTGTAGTTAA
- a CDS encoding universal stress protein, which produces MNSTNTTLIAYDGSEEARRALTWAAQLLKTDHVDILTVWEPAARQAARSAGMSGMHQGDWTHSTDGGDPAFEIARDVARDGQALAEELGLSARAHIVETASSVWSAILDAAEQLQPTCLVTGTKAISGVSSWWRTSTADSLVKNAGIPILVVPPEDDED; this is translated from the coding sequence ATGAATTCCACAAACACCACCCTTATCGCCTACGACGGCTCCGAGGAAGCACGCCGCGCCCTCACCTGGGCCGCCCAGCTCCTGAAAACCGACCACGTAGACATCCTCACCGTCTGGGAACCCGCCGCCCGCCAAGCCGCCCGCTCCGCCGGCATGAGCGGCATGCACCAAGGCGACTGGACCCACAGCACCGACGGCGGCGACCCCGCCTTCGAAATTGCCCGCGACGTCGCCCGCGACGGCCAAGCACTGGCCGAGGAACTGGGCCTGTCCGCGCGGGCCCACATCGTGGAAACGGCCTCGTCTGTCTGGTCCGCCATCCTCGACGCCGCCGAACAACTCCAACCCACCTGCCTAGTCACCGGCACCAAAGCCATCAGCGGCGTCTCCTCCTGGTGGCGGACCTCCACCGCCGACTCCCTGGTGAAAAACGCGGGCATCCCCATCCTCGTCGTCCCGCCCGAAGACGACGAAGACTAA
- a CDS encoding class I SAM-dependent methyltransferase, translated as MAKLPRTARFATLRRAFGLLSDFRFEQSDPDRFYGHLAADTAELVAALCDDCAVPLGRVLDVGGGPGYFAAEFAARGAEYVSVEPDVGEMAAAGITGHASVRGSGLELPFRDEAFDVTYSSNVAEHVAKPWAMGEEMLRVTRPGGLVVLSYTVWLGPFGGHETGLWHYLGGEYARDRYTRKHGHHPKNVFGTSLFDVSAAAGLRWASNYDVVAAFPRYHPSWAWPVVRVPGVREFLTSNLVLVVKRK; from the coding sequence ATGGCCAAACTTCCCCGCACCGCCCGCTTTGCCACGCTGCGCCGCGCGTTCGGGCTGCTCAGCGACTTCCGTTTCGAGCAGTCGGACCCGGACCGTTTTTACGGGCACCTCGCCGCCGACACCGCCGAGTTAGTGGCCGCGCTCTGCGACGACTGCGCCGTCCCCCTCGGCCGGGTCCTCGACGTTGGCGGCGGGCCCGGGTACTTCGCCGCCGAGTTCGCCGCGCGCGGGGCGGAGTACGTGTCGGTGGAGCCGGACGTTGGGGAGATGGCCGCCGCCGGGATCACGGGCCATGCTTCGGTGCGCGGTTCGGGGCTGGAGCTGCCGTTCCGGGACGAGGCGTTTGATGTGACGTATTCGTCGAATGTGGCGGAGCACGTCGCGAAGCCGTGGGCGATGGGCGAGGAAATGCTGCGCGTGACCCGCCCCGGGGGCCTGGTCGTCCTGAGTTACACGGTGTGGCTCGGCCCGTTCGGCGGCCACGAGACCGGCCTGTGGCACTACCTCGGCGGCGAGTACGCCCGCGACCGGTACACCCGCAAGCACGGGCACCACCCAAAAAACGTGTTCGGCACTTCGCTTTTCGACGTCTCCGCCGCCGCCGGCCTCCGCTGGGCTTCCAACTACGACGTGGTGGCTGCGTTTCCGCGCTACCACCCGTCGTGGGCGTGGCCGGTGGTACGGGTGCCGGGTGTGCGGGAATTCCTGACGAGTAACCTAGTCCTCGTCGTCAAACGAAAGTAG
- a CDS encoding acyltransferase family protein, translating to MVNPPNARFNAHLQGVRAVAAVGVLVTHVAFQTGLDARFPVLGRLDFFVAVFFALSAFVLWRGKRRSVSSYYRRRFARLAPAYLTCVVLVLALFPVAFGATPAQVFAQLTGTQIYVPHGLVGGLTHLWSLCVEFAFYLVFPLLLRLPVWLVLVGGAAGFVWPWMIPADPGSVNLQIWPPSYAPWFAVGILAAELERRGVPSWLRAVLRPRAAWWAAAALVAWVASREWFGPVGLEHPTPAEFNARIAAGTVFAVAVVWPYALVPRGGSLLTTAPVQKVGDWSYSLFLWHVAVLSVAFPVVGVPEFSGSFLPVLAVTLAGSLVVAALFYEVVEQRTRPRQGPVEPAP from the coding sequence ATGGTCAATCCTCCCAACGCCCGGTTTAATGCCCACTTGCAGGGGGTACGCGCGGTGGCCGCGGTGGGGGTACTGGTGACGCACGTGGCGTTCCAGACGGGCCTGGACGCCCGGTTTCCGGTGCTGGGCCGGTTAGATTTTTTCGTGGCCGTTTTCTTCGCGCTGTCGGCTTTCGTGCTGTGGCGGGGGAAGCGGCGTTCGGTGTCTAGCTATTATCGACGCCGCTTCGCCCGCCTTGCGCCCGCCTACCTGACGTGCGTGGTCCTGGTGCTGGCACTGTTCCCGGTGGCGTTTGGTGCCACCCCGGCGCAGGTGTTTGCCCAGCTGACGGGAACCCAGATTTACGTGCCGCACGGCCTGGTCGGGGGTTTGACGCACCTGTGGTCCCTGTGTGTGGAGTTCGCGTTTTACCTGGTGTTCCCGCTGCTGCTCCGGTTGCCGGTGTGGTTGGTGCTGGTTGGCGGGGCGGCTGGTTTTGTGTGGCCGTGGATGATTCCGGCGGACCCGGGGTCGGTGAACCTGCAGATTTGGCCGCCGTCCTACGCGCCGTGGTTTGCGGTTGGGATTCTTGCCGCCGAGCTGGAGCGGCGTGGGGTTCCGTCCTGGTTGCGGGCCGTGCTGCGCCCGCGGGCCGCGTGGTGGGCCGCAGCGGCGCTGGTGGCGTGGGTGGCTAGCCGCGAGTGGTTCGGGCCCGTGGGTTTGGAGCACCCGACGCCGGCGGAATTCAACGCCCGCATCGCGGCCGGGACGGTGTTCGCGGTGGCGGTCGTCTGGCCGTACGCGCTCGTGCCGCGCGGCGGGAGCCTCCTGACTACCGCGCCGGTGCAGAAAGTAGGCGACTGGTCCTATTCCTTATTCCTCTGGCACGTCGCGGTGTTGTCGGTGGCGTTCCCGGTGGTCGGCGTGCCCGAATTTAGTGGGTCGTTCCTACCGGTCCTTGCGGTGACTCTTGCCGGCTCGTTGGTGGTGGCGGCGTTGTTCTACGAGGTGGTGGAACAGCGCACGCGACCGCGGCAAGGCCCAGTAGAGCCAGCGCCGTAG
- a CDS encoding porin PorA family protein — translation MSTDSRMPEYAGVQPGPVEALRGRLSRKCRLVLVYLAISAVLLLLAGDVIPRWRLQNMSQLPVGISRHVTMEPTKTTVLALSAHALDDVPTWAKDQPGCDKGYLSPLHCWSDPGVLHIAYDAVTVEAEESDEVDINALIRVKNGDTAVAELTDQVRLEKSSRMPVAEPDASLMISIPRASSGMLMSNSTRDGVQYFFPSVTEKKSYEYYDRLAMTSEPLDFVEETTTDSGMTVYRFAQTLEPRRVVYEGQPDHRVSNINFSTMELPAAQLFDAPERTRRGLKPEDLVEVNTYYTATRELLVEPQSGEIVDSHEIMHLYLAADDEDAHGDALKPHSSRSAFSANLNWDAETRATQEAYAQDVISTKRNLALLSWVCKFLLLVVVARAVVEILRNRRGSL, via the coding sequence ATGAGCACTGACTCACGCATGCCGGAATACGCCGGTGTGCAGCCGGGGCCCGTCGAGGCGCTGCGCGGCCGCTTGAGCCGCAAGTGTCGGCTCGTCCTTGTGTACCTGGCCATCAGTGCCGTGCTGTTATTGCTGGCAGGCGACGTGATCCCGCGGTGGCGGTTGCAAAATATGTCGCAACTTCCGGTCGGCATTTCCCGGCACGTGACCATGGAGCCGACGAAAACCACCGTCCTGGCGCTCAGCGCGCACGCCCTCGACGACGTCCCAACCTGGGCCAAAGACCAACCCGGCTGCGACAAGGGCTACCTTTCTCCCCTGCACTGCTGGTCCGACCCCGGGGTGTTGCACATTGCGTACGACGCCGTCACCGTCGAAGCCGAGGAATCTGACGAAGTCGACATCAACGCCCTCATCCGCGTCAAGAACGGCGATACTGCCGTCGCCGAGCTCACCGACCAGGTCCGCCTGGAAAAGAGCTCCCGGATGCCGGTCGCTGAACCCGACGCGTCCCTGATGATCTCCATCCCACGCGCCAGCAGTGGCATGCTGATGAGCAACTCCACCCGCGACGGCGTCCAATACTTCTTCCCCTCCGTGACGGAGAAGAAGTCCTACGAATACTACGACCGGCTGGCCATGACCTCTGAGCCGCTGGACTTCGTCGAAGAAACCACCACCGACTCCGGGATGACGGTCTACCGGTTCGCCCAAACCCTTGAACCGCGGCGCGTCGTCTACGAAGGCCAGCCCGACCACCGGGTGTCCAACATCAATTTCTCCACCATGGAACTGCCCGCCGCCCAGCTTTTCGACGCCCCCGAGCGCACCCGCCGCGGCCTCAAACCCGAGGACCTGGTGGAGGTCAACACCTACTACACGGCCACCCGCGAACTCCTCGTGGAACCACAGTCCGGCGAGATCGTGGACAGCCACGAAATCATGCACCTCTACCTCGCCGCCGACGACGAAGACGCCCACGGTGACGCTTTGAAGCCGCACTCCAGCCGCTCCGCCTTCTCCGCGAACCTCAACTGGGACGCCGAAACCCGCGCCACCCAGGAGGCCTACGCCCAAGACGTGATCTCCACGAAGCGCAACCTGGCTTTGCTGTCGTGGGTGTGCAAGTTCCTGCTGCTCGTGGTTGTGGCGCGGGCGGTCGTCGAGATTTTGCGTAATCGCCGCGGAAGCCTGTAA
- a CDS encoding bifunctional metallophosphatase/5'-nucleotidase, with amino-acid sequence MSTLRRAVAVATACAAAALGTQVAAAQGPARFTISNITDFHGHIELVTDKNGNITEPGAERLKCAVDRATAGKASAFVSSGDNVGGTPFVSAILDDAPTIDILNAMGLEATAVGNHEFDKGTADLRDRIMPESNFPTLGANVDGLDMPPYWIKEMDGVKVAFIGTVTDDTKNLVSPGLIDDVSFRDAVTVTNQLADELTASGAADVIVALIHEGAMETKTFSPNVDVVFAGHSHLEVPPTGTQPLVVQAGSYSKNLANVDLAYDRATDTVTVEKAEVLGVDQIADCLTPYPEIAALVQEAQAAADVEGSKVVAQSPAAFYRGKNEGGDSGSNRGVESTLNNLLAEVAKAGITKNTTVTADIGVMNAGGVRDDLPAGEITYKDAFSVQPFGNDITYTRLSGAAFKEALEQQWKDPAADRPVLSLGVSNNVSYTYDPKAPQGSRITSVTVDGQPLDPAKEYVVAGSTFLLGGGDNFKAFTKGTPLPSTGFIDVTAFNEYLAGTPDLAPRGGQSNVGIHLPEAVRAGEEVTVELNSLMYTQGETAQQVTVELAGATATADITPDFGPAGYGEAGTATVTLPVPADAAGEQVLRVTTDAGTDVTLPVDVSGGDSNDFLTGSAVGSSAGVFSVVAVVFGLIAAAAPLIADRVRPILGQFGIRI; translated from the coding sequence GTGTCTACTCTTCGTCGCGCCGTCGCCGTCGCCACCGCATGCGCCGCGGCAGCACTTGGAACGCAGGTCGCTGCCGCCCAGGGGCCGGCCCGTTTCACTATTTCCAACATCACCGATTTCCACGGCCACATCGAACTGGTCACGGATAAGAACGGCAACATCACCGAACCGGGCGCCGAACGCCTAAAGTGTGCCGTCGACCGCGCCACCGCCGGCAAGGCTTCCGCGTTCGTGTCCTCGGGCGACAACGTGGGCGGAACGCCGTTCGTGTCCGCGATCCTGGATGACGCGCCAACGATCGACATCCTCAACGCCATGGGACTGGAGGCGACGGCGGTGGGCAACCACGAATTCGACAAGGGCACCGCCGACCTGCGCGACCGTATCATGCCGGAGTCCAACTTCCCGACCCTCGGCGCCAACGTCGACGGCCTGGACATGCCCCCGTACTGGATCAAGGAGATGGACGGCGTCAAGGTCGCGTTCATTGGCACCGTCACCGACGACACCAAAAACCTGGTCTCCCCCGGCCTGATCGACGACGTCTCCTTCCGCGATGCCGTCACCGTGACCAACCAGCTTGCCGACGAACTCACCGCCTCCGGGGCCGCCGACGTCATCGTGGCGCTCATCCACGAAGGCGCCATGGAGACCAAGACGTTCTCCCCGAACGTCGACGTGGTCTTCGCCGGCCACTCGCACCTGGAGGTCCCGCCGACGGGCACCCAGCCGCTGGTTGTGCAGGCCGGCTCGTACAGTAAAAACCTGGCCAACGTTGACCTCGCCTACGACCGCGCCACCGACACGGTGACCGTCGAAAAGGCAGAAGTCCTGGGAGTGGACCAGATCGCCGACTGCCTCACCCCCTACCCGGAGATCGCGGCCCTCGTGCAGGAAGCCCAAGCCGCCGCTGACGTCGAAGGTTCCAAGGTCGTCGCCCAGTCCCCGGCGGCGTTCTACCGCGGGAAGAACGAAGGCGGCGACTCGGGCTCCAACCGCGGGGTGGAATCCACGCTCAACAACCTGCTCGCGGAGGTCGCGAAAGCGGGGATCACTAAGAACACCACCGTCACCGCGGACATCGGCGTCATGAACGCGGGCGGCGTGCGCGACGACCTGCCCGCCGGGGAGATCACGTACAAGGACGCGTTCTCCGTCCAACCGTTCGGTAACGACATCACCTACACCCGGCTAAGCGGCGCCGCCTTCAAGGAGGCACTGGAACAGCAGTGGAAGGACCCGGCCGCCGACCGCCCCGTCCTCTCCCTGGGAGTTTCCAACAACGTGTCCTACACCTACGACCCGAAAGCCCCGCAGGGTAGCCGCATCACCTCGGTGACCGTCGACGGCCAACCGCTCGACCCGGCCAAGGAGTACGTTGTGGCGGGCTCCACCTTCCTGCTCGGCGGCGGGGATAACTTTAAAGCTTTCACGAAGGGCACCCCGCTGCCGTCGACAGGCTTCATCGACGTGACCGCCTTCAACGAGTACCTGGCGGGTACGCCGGACCTCGCGCCCCGCGGCGGCCAGTCCAACGTGGGTATTCACCTGCCGGAGGCCGTCCGGGCTGGCGAGGAGGTGACCGTCGAGCTGAATTCGTTGATGTACACGCAGGGCGAGACGGCCCAGCAGGTCACCGTGGAGCTCGCCGGCGCGACCGCAACCGCCGACATCACCCCCGATTTCGGCCCGGCAGGCTACGGGGAGGCCGGCACAGCGACCGTCACCCTCCCGGTCCCGGCGGACGCGGCAGGCGAGCAGGTTCTTCGCGTCACGACGGACGCCGGCACCGACGTCACCCTCCCTGTGGACGTGAGCGGCGGGGATTCCAACGATTTCCTCACCGGTTCCGCGGTCGGCTCATCGGCGGGCGTGTTCTCTGTGGTGGCGGTGGTGTTTGGCCTGATCGCAGCCGCTGCACCGTTGATTGCGGACCGCGTGCGCCCGATTTTGGGGCAGTTCGGGATCCGGATTTAG
- a CDS encoding cytochrome b/b6 domain-containing protein, protein MWPWIVGAVVLLAAAVLGSRWWLGTDAGAAFLDRYDGAAPMPADAPVGVPWWASWAHALNIFLMAGIIRTGIIVRRETRPAGYWRPRGKTRPKLTLTTWFHMLIDALWLLNGVIFVILLIVTGQWARVVPSSWEVFPNALSAGLQYASLDWPTHDSWIHYNGLQQLMYFAVIFIAAPLAIVSGLRLSPLWPAKWTFFTKDQARVLHFPVMVFFVVFIVVHVALVFLTGALTNLNHMFAATNQEGFTGLVMFLVVAVFTGGFVAALRPSVFASVARLTGDVSQR, encoded by the coding sequence GTGTGGCCGTGGATTGTCGGCGCCGTCGTGCTGCTGGCTGCCGCGGTGCTGGGTTCGCGCTGGTGGTTGGGCACCGACGCCGGCGCCGCATTCCTGGACCGCTACGACGGCGCCGCCCCCATGCCTGCCGACGCGCCGGTCGGGGTGCCGTGGTGGGCGTCGTGGGCACACGCGCTGAATATTTTCCTGATGGCCGGGATCATCCGCACGGGCATCATCGTGCGCCGCGAAACCCGTCCGGCCGGCTACTGGCGCCCCCGCGGGAAAACGCGCCCGAAACTGACCCTGACCACCTGGTTCCACATGCTTATCGACGCCCTCTGGCTCCTCAACGGCGTCATTTTCGTCATTCTCCTCATAGTGACGGGCCAGTGGGCGCGCGTGGTTCCCTCCAGTTGGGAAGTTTTCCCGAACGCCCTGTCCGCCGGCCTGCAATACGCGAGCCTCGACTGGCCCACCCACGACAGTTGGATCCACTACAACGGACTCCAGCAGCTGATGTACTTTGCGGTGATTTTCATCGCCGCCCCGCTGGCGATCGTGTCCGGCCTGCGCCTGAGCCCCCTCTGGCCGGCGAAGTGGACGTTCTTCACCAAGGACCAGGCCCGCGTGCTGCACTTCCCGGTCATGGTGTTCTTCGTCGTGTTCATCGTGGTGCACGTGGCGCTCGTCTTCTTGACCGGGGCACTGACCAACCTGAATCACATGTTTGCGGCCACGAACCAGGAAGGTTTCACCGGGCTGGTGATGTTCCTAGTCGTAGCCGTGTTCACGGGAGGCTTTGTGGCGGCCCTGCGTCCGTCGGTCTTCGCGTCCGTGGCGCGGCTAACCGGCGACGTGTCGCAGCGCTAA